In Ruminococcaceae bacterium BL-4, one DNA window encodes the following:
- the era gene encoding maturation of 16S RNA and assembly of 30S ribosomal subunit GTPase (Evidence 2a : Function from experimental evidences in other organisms; PubMedId : 12399511, 12427945, 12682299, 21646538, 22720735, 27834201, 28132488; Product type e : enzyme) yields MKEPPKERSAYIAIVGRPNVGKSSLMNRLLGQKVAIVSSKPQTTRTRIMGVLTEGEDQLVFLDTPGLLKPRDRLGEYMVKSVVASVSGVDAALLVVEAGTKISPADRDLVEQFQKLHLPAVLCINKIDLLPNKTDLMAQITTLSELYDFDAVVPASAMDGNGLDDLKQELKKLCMEGGHLFPDDTLTDQPERVLAGEIVREKLLRLLQKEVPHGLAVVVEQLHEREDHSCVDIGATIYCEKENHKGIIIGKGGSMLKKVGTYARQDLEKFYGTKVNLQLWVKVKEDWRNKEAALRSFGFNGDDLLDH; encoded by the coding sequence ATGAAGGAACCACCCAAGGAACGCAGTGCATATATTGCGATTGTAGGACGTCCGAATGTAGGGAAAAGTTCTTTGATGAATCGCTTATTAGGACAGAAAGTCGCGATTGTCAGCAGCAAACCTCAGACCACCCGTACCAGAATTATGGGAGTTCTGACCGAAGGCGAAGATCAGCTCGTTTTTTTGGATACTCCTGGACTTTTAAAACCGAGAGACCGCTTGGGAGAATATATGGTTAAAAGCGTTGTCGCTTCTGTTTCGGGAGTAGACGCGGCTCTTTTGGTGGTTGAAGCGGGAACTAAAATTTCACCTGCGGACCGCGATTTAGTGGAGCAGTTTCAAAAGCTGCATCTGCCGGCAGTTTTATGTATCAATAAAATTGATTTGTTGCCGAATAAAACGGATTTGATGGCACAAATTACGACTTTGAGTGAGCTTTATGATTTTGATGCCGTTGTCCCGGCTTCCGCTATGGACGGAAACGGGTTAGACGATTTAAAACAAGAATTAAAAAAATTGTGTATGGAGGGCGGCCATCTTTTTCCGGATGATACTTTGACCGATCAACCGGAACGAGTGCTTGCCGGAGAAATTGTGCGTGAAAAATTGCTGCGCCTTTTGCAAAAGGAAGTCCCTCATGGTTTGGCAGTGGTTGTGGAACAGCTGCACGAACGGGAAGACCATTCTTGTGTGGATATTGGAGCTACCATTTATTGCGAAAAAGAGAACCATAAAGGAATTATTATCGGCAAAGGCGGATCTATGCTTAAAAAAGTCGGCACTTATGCCAGACAGGATCTAGAGAAGTTCTATGGAACAAAGGTCAATTTACAACTCTGGGTTAAGGTAAAAGAGGATTGGAGAAACAAAGAAGCAGCGCTTCGTTCCTTTGGATTTAACGGCGA
- the ybeY gene encoding Endoribonuclease YbeY — translation MEKIRVIIENRQKTVKIPTGLRMLIRRCCNAVLRMEKFEGPAEISVTFVDNEQIRKLNAQYRKKDVETDVLSFPMGENGVYDINHDTGAKILGDVVLSMEKAEEQANQFGHSLEREVGYLTAHSVLHLLGYDHENGGIERVRMREKEEQVMTQLGLPSTSSYVLTDEDV, via the coding sequence ATGGAAAAAATTCGTGTCATTATTGAAAACCGTCAAAAAACTGTAAAGATTCCCACTGGGCTGAGGATGCTGATTCGCCGCTGCTGCAATGCTGTGCTGCGGATGGAAAAATTTGAAGGCCCTGCAGAGATTAGCGTGACTTTTGTGGATAATGAACAGATCCGCAAATTGAATGCGCAGTACCGTAAAAAAGATGTAGAGACCGATGTATTAAGCTTCCCGATGGGTGAAAACGGTGTATATGATATCAATCATGATACCGGCGCAAAAATTCTTGGGGATGTTGTTCTTTCTATGGAAAAAGCAGAAGAACAAGCCAATCAGTTTGGGCATAGCTTGGAGCGTGAGGTTGGCTACCTGACAGCACACAGTGTTTTGCATCTGCTTGGATACGATCATGAGAACGGCGGAATCGAGCGGGTTCGGATGCGTGAAAAAGAGGAGCAGGTTATGACACAGTTGGGACTGCCTAGTACCAGTAGCTATGTGCTGACAGACGAGGACGTGTGA
- a CDS encoding Diacylglycerol kinase family protein, whose product MRFRKSLKYAFRGIIYCINTEKNMRFHTVAILYVLLLAPYFSLSRAEWAALFLTFAVVTAAECFNTVAERLSDFSASNFNTVVRVVKDMAAGAVLLCALFSIAVAVCLFWKPEGFWNLWQTFFKNPAFPALLILLAFPCCFYVSWGPLEIRDRIHHRRIVGLRVHQKKYSSEKSEKNKNNLV is encoded by the coding sequence TTGCGATTTCGAAAAAGCCTAAAATATGCTTTTCGGGGAATTATTTACTGTATCAATACCGAAAAAAACATGCGGTTTCATACAGTAGCAATCCTCTATGTGCTGCTTTTAGCGCCTTATTTTTCTTTGAGCCGTGCAGAGTGGGCAGCCCTTTTTTTAACCTTCGCTGTGGTTACGGCAGCAGAGTGCTTTAATACGGTGGCAGAAAGGCTGAGTGACTTTTCGGCTTCCAACTTTAATACGGTGGTGCGGGTCGTCAAAGATATGGCGGCCGGCGCCGTGCTTTTGTGTGCACTTTTTTCGATTGCAGTCGCAGTCTGCCTTTTCTGGAAACCAGAGGGCTTTTGGAATCTATGGCAGACGTTCTTTAAAAATCCGGCTTTCCCTGCGCTCTTGATTTTGCTGGCCTTTCCATGTTGCTTTTATGTTTCGTGGGGACCGCTGGAAATTCGGGATCGGATTCATCATCGAAGAATTGTGGGACTTCGGGTTCATCAGAAAAAATATTCTTCTGAAAAATCCGAAAAGAATAAAAATAATTTAGTTTAA